The following are encoded together in the Oreochromis aureus strain Israel breed Guangdong linkage group 18, ZZ_aureus, whole genome shotgun sequence genome:
- the LOC116317810 gene encoding macrophage mannose receptor 1-like isoform X1 gives MMLPRISLAVFGLFITTCQCSTKNDSPFSLMNKATGFCLLKKYSRCLDLRWTTDDRLFVTTTKKCLGAQGKSIGSEVSLYDCDDKSDLQKWECRNGTLLALKNNDLFIEMKDDETIALSKTTGPNNQFTITGTSSGACTRTYRELFTIEGNAFGKICMFPFLYKDRWYGDCTTFDSSTKRPWCAVETKFEREQWGYCPTTSTEYWKKNLITGAYYQLNIQSSLTWGQADTSCKQQAASLVSIVEPSEQALISALLGAGRKKLWIGLVLDPEHGWQWTDGKPFRYLRWDSGNPLPTPGHNCAIFDTAGEHSWQSSSCAKKMGYICYKDGVPPAPPQIEQGFCSAPWIPYNGHCFHLQRNTQTWSGARKACRAEGGDLVSIRNVEDQSFVISQLGYASTDELWIGLNDIRIEGLFDWSDQSHVSFTSWEYGKPGVSTDGDDCVLIRGENGNWADRSCDEQHGFICMKQSSTESTGNEPDIDIGCKAGWKKHGSYCYFVGTETKTFSQASEDCKSSNSYLADVSNGVDNAFLVSLVGLRPEKYFWIGLSNQNNIDVFEWTNSPTVRFTHWNSQMPGYQQGCVAMTTGVLAGLWDLLPCTNKEKYICKYMAEGMAPTSPPPTVAPPKCPEGWTRVGTRAMCAKFFTGPRSEEKTWFEARDYCRAIGGDLLSIHSSAELRLFSRGGKGWIGLHIPETSTGYAWTDGSPLDFQHWQGGEPNNFNNAESCAEFVIHNWDEEGSWNDLNCDSYNDWLCQIRTGVTPKLPPNNTVVEFNTTSDGWLERRGNQYFINRMSMPMEDARHFCQQRHGDLVSITSKEENVFIWKQISRSYGRYYIGLSVDLDGSPWWMDGSSVSFRRWDSDQPSTSGFDQNCVYMSYHMGFWSTSNCGRELSFICKRGRTSPTNTTAAPTVAPTGGCPNKWMKFGTKCYNIYNESQITWEYARSKCIEVGGTLVSIPTRSVQAFLITRMVYTTSTDLWIGLNAISQEGFFWTDGKKRQYTNWGYSRREQPFGMVYPRWNERYHRHPGSFYQRWNEDDCVVMNGNPAFGIGKWIIRSCNDTNGYICQRNLDPNMKAPPESIDYNIYETLGNDSIKVVTQNLTWDDAQKRCKADKANLASLRNDWTQAYVELLAIKLNTPLWIGLNKQQTGGYFKYIDGWHLNNAGWAEFEPSRDKPCVYIDVDGKWRTAFCNVTIKSACMQSSEVAPTESTIFPGNCPDDTDLEYQQSYTWLPYRGYCYLFIQDEIEWADAASSCVRHGGVLASIEDPSEQEFIKGVVTNFKDRHNSFWIGLFKTHKGTWLWLDRTILDFTNWAPDEPDSDFGAIQTSDGTWNSGRRWHDRPYICKTAKVMPQTSGSKSGPDGDQDHRTRVHTSVVVVLVITITSTLVVVAFFLYKKSPGPFPTFENPLYFNGERSQPDVLDTNKLIENAENPEPVLTL, from the exons ATGATGCTCCCAAGAATATCTCTAGCAGTCTTTGGCCTCTTCATCACAACATGCCAATGCTCAACAAAAAATG ATTCCCCGTTTTCACTCATGAACAAAGCCACTGGTTTTTGTTTACTGAAAAAGTATAGCCGCTGCCTTGACCTACGCTGGACGACTGATGACCGGCTTTTTGTTACCACAACTAAAAAATGCCTGGGAGCTCAGGGCAAAAGTATAGGGAGTGAAGTGAGCCTGTATGACTGTGATGACAAGAGCGACCTGCAAAAGTGGGAATGCAGGAATGGAACACTGCTCGCCCTCAAAAATAATGATTTATTCATTGAGATGAAAGATGATGAAACAATTGCTCTCTCAAAAACAACAGGACCAAATAACCAATTCACAATTACAGGGACCTCAAGCGGTGCTTGTACAAGAACATACAGAG AGCTTTTTACCATTGAGGGAAATGCATTTGGAAagatctgcatgtttcccttcCTGTACAAAGACCGGTGGTATGGAGACTGCACTACATTTGACTCCTCAACAAAGCGACCATGGTGTGCAGTTGAAACAAAATTTGAACGTGAACAGTGGGGATACTGCCCAACCACTT CCACAGAgtactggaaaaaaaatctcataaCAGGAGCATATTACCAGCTGAACATACAGTCATCTCTGACTTGGGGACAAGCTGATACCAGCTGTAAACAGCAGGCTGCCTCCTTGGTCAGTATTGTGGAGCCCAGTGAGCAAGCTTTGATCTCAG CATTATTGGGAGCAGGGAGAAAAAAACTTTGGATTGGGTTAGTTTTGGACCCAGAACATGGCTGGCAGTGGACTGATGGCAAACCTTTCCGTTATCTGCGATGGGATTCTG GGAATCCCCTTCCTACTCCAGGACACAACTGTGCAATTTTTGACACTGCTGGAGAGCACTCTTGGCAAAGTTCATCCTGTGCCAAGAAAATGGGCTACATCTGCTACAAAGATGGGGTCCCACCAGCACCTCCACAAa TTGAACAAGGGTTTTGCTCAGCACCTTGGATTCCCTACAATGGCCACTGTTTTCATCTTCAGCGTAATACTCAAACATGGTCTGGCGCTAGGAAAGCTTGTCGTGCAGAAGGCGGCGACTTAGTGAGCATCAGAAATGTGGAGGATCAAAGCTTTGTGATCTCTCAGCTTGGATACG CATCCACTGATGAGCTTTGGATTGGACTGAACGACATTAGGATAGAGGGACTGTTTGATTGGAGTGACCAATCTCACGTGTCCTTCACCAGCTGGGAATATGGAAAACCAGGAGTGTCCACTGATGGAGATGACTGTGTTCTCATCAGGGGAGAG AATGGGAACTGGGCAGATCGGTCATGTGATGAGCAACATGGCTTTATCTGTATGAAGCAAAGTTCCACTGAAAGCACTGGAAATGAACCAGATATAGACATTGGATGTAAAGCT GGATGGAAAAAACATGGCTCCTACTGCTACTTTGTAGGCACTGAGACAAAGACTTTCAGTCAAGCTAGCGAAGACTGCAAGAGTTCAAACTCATACTTAGCTGATGTTTCAAATGG GGTGGATAATGCCTTCCTTGTCAGCTTGGTGGGGTTGAGACCAGAGAAATACTTCTGGATAGGGCTCTCAAATCAAAATAATATTGATGTTTTTGAGTGGACCAACTCACCCACAGTAAGGTTCACTCACTGGAATAGTCAAATGCCAG GTTACCAGCAAGGCTGTGTTGCCATGACAACTGGGGTTTTAGCTGGACTCTGGGACCTGCTTCCCTGCaccaacaaagaaaaatatatctGCAAGTACATGGCAGAGGGGATGGCTCCAACTTCTCCACCACCAACTGTGGCTCCTCCTAAATGTCCAGAGGGTTGGACTCGAGTGGGAACGAGAGCCATGTGCGCTAAG TTTTTTACAGGTCCTCGCTCAGAAGAAAAGACTTGGTTTGAGGCCAGGGATTACTGCAGGGCCATTGGAGGAGATCTGCTTAGCATCCACAGTTCTGCTGAGCTACGACTGTTCAG CAGAGGTGGAAAAGGCTGGATTGGACTTCACATTCCTGAAACAAGCACTGGTTACGCCTGGACTGATGGAAGCCCA CTAGATTTCCAGCACTGGCAGGGAGGAGAACCAAACAATTTCAACAATGCAGAATCTTGTGCTGAGTTTGTGATACATAACTGGGATGAAGAAGGTTCTTGGAATGATCTGAACTGTGACAGTTACAATGACTGGTTGTGTCAGATCCGTACAG GAGTGACTCCAAAACTACCTCCGAATAATACTGTGGTGG AATTCAATACCACTTCGGATGGTTGGCTGGAGCGGAGAGGGAATCAGTATTTTATTAACAGAATGTCAATGCCCATGGAAGATGCTCGTCACTTCTGTCAGCAGAGGCACGGTGACCTAGTATCTATAACCAGTAAAGAGGAAAATGTTTTCATATGGAAACAG ATATCCAGAAGCTATGGGCGTTATTATATAGGTTTGTCAGTGGATCTTGATGGGTCACCTTG GTGGATGGATGGTAGTTCGGTGTCATTTCGAAGATGGGATTCAGATCAACCCAGCACTAGTGGCTTTGATCAAAACTGTGTTTATATGTCTTATCACATGG GCTTCTGGAGTACTTCTAATTGTGGAAGAGAGCTTTCATTTATTTGCAAGCGAGGAAGGACATCGCCAACCAACACCACCGCAGCCCCAACAGTTGCTCCAACAGGTGGCTGCCCAAACAAATGGatgaaatttggcacaaag TGTTACAACATCTATAATGAAAGCCAGATCACTTGGGAATATGCACGGTCAAAATGCATTGAGGTGGGGGGCACTTTAGTCTCTATACCTACAAGAAGTGTGCAAG catttttgatCACCAGAATGGTTTATACAACATCTACAGACCTGTGGATTGGTTTGAATGCTATAAGCCAAGAGGGTTTTTTCTGGACCGATGGGAAAAAAAGGCAATACACCAACTGGGGCTATTCT AGACGTGAACAACCTTTCGGGATGGTGTATCCAAGATGGAATGAG AGATATCACCGTCATCCTGGCAGCTTTTATCAAAGATGGAATGAG GATGACTGTGTTGTAATGAACGGAAATCCTGCTTTTGGGATTGGTAAATGGATAATAAGGTCTTGCAATGACACCAATGGTTATATCTGTCAACGGAATCTTG ATCCAAACATGAAAGCACCACCTGAAAGCATAGATTATAATATCTATGAGACTCTGGGAAATGACAGCATCAAGGTTGTTACTCAAAATCTCACCTGGGATGATGCCCAGAAACGTTGTAAAGCTGATAAAGCCAACTTGGCCAGCCTGCGAAATGACTGGACACAGGCATATGTTGAGCTGCTGGCTATAAAACTCAATACTCCTCTTTGGATTGGACTTAACAAACAGCAG ACTGgaggttattttaaatatattgatgGTTGGCATCTGAACAATGCCGGCTGGGCTGAATTTGAACCGAGCAGGGACAAACCTTGTGTGTACATAGATGTGGATGGAAAATGGAGGACCGCTTTCTGCAATGTGACCATAAAAAGTGCCTGTATGCAGTCTTCag AAGTGGCACCAACTGAGTCTACAATATTTCCTGGAAATTGTCCTGATGATACAGATCTAGAGTACCAACAGAGCTACACATGGCTGCCATATAGGGGTTATTGTTATTTGTTTATCCAAGATGAAATTGAATGGGCAGATGCAGCTAGCAGCTGTGTAAGGCATG gtGGAGTGTTGGCTAGCATTGAAGATCCCTCTGAGCAAGAATTCATCAAAGGCGTTGTGACAAATTTCAAAGATAGACACAACTCTTTCTGGATTGGTCTGTTTAAAACTCATAAAG GGACATGGCTTTGGTTGGACAGAACTATTTTGGACTTCACTAACTGGGCTCCAGATGAGCCGGATTCTGATTTTGGAGCAATTCAAACCTCAGATGGGACTTGGAACTCAGGTCGCAGATGGCACGACAGACCATATATCTGTAAAACAGCCAAAG TGATGCCGCAAACTTCAGGATCAAAAAGTG GACCTGATGGAGATCAAGATCATCGCACTCGTGTCCACACTAGTGTGGTAGTTGTGCTGGTGATTACGATCACTTCCACACTGGTAGTCGTTGCATTTTTCCTCTACAAGAAGTCTCCTGGTCCCTTCCCCACGTTTGAAAATCCACTGTACTTCAATGGTGAACGATCGCAACCTGATGTGCTTGACACCAATAAACTAATAGAGAATGCAGAAAACCCTGAACCAGTTTTAACCTTGTGA
- the LOC116317810 gene encoding macrophage mannose receptor 1-like isoform X3, protein MMLPRISLAVFGLFITTCQCSTKNDSPFSLMNKATGFCLLKKYSRCLDLRWTTDDRLFVTTTKKCLGAQGKSIGSEVSLYDCDDKSDLQKWECRNGTLLALKNNDLFIEMKDDETIALSKTTGPNNQFTITGTSSGACTRTYRELFTIEGNAFGKICMFPFLYKDRWYGDCTTFDSSTKRPWCAVETKFEREQWGYCPTTSTEYWKKNLITGAYYQLNIQSSLTWGQADTSCKQQAASLVSIVEPSEQALISALLGAGRKKLWIGLVLDPEHGWQWTDGKPFRYLRWDSGNPLPTPGHNCAIFDTAGEHSWQSSSCAKKMGYICYKDGVPPAPPQIEQGFCSAPWIPYNGHCFHLQRNTQTWSGARKACRAEGGDLVSIRNVEDQSFVISQLGYASTDELWIGLNDIRIEGLFDWSDQSHVSFTSWEYGKPGVSTDGDDCVLIRGENGNWADRSCDEQHGFICMKQSSTESTGNEPDIDIGCKAGWKKHGSYCYFVGTETKTFSQASEDCKSSNSYLADVSNGVDNAFLVSLVGLRPEKYFWIGLSNQNNIDVFEWTNSPTVRFTHWNSQMPGYQQGCVAMTTGVLAGLWDLLPCTNKEKYICKYMAEGMAPTSPPPTVAPPKCPEGWTRVGTRAMCAKFFTGPRSEEKTWFEARDYCRAIGGDLLSIHSSAELRLFSRGGKGWIGLHIPETSTGYAWTDGSPLDFQHWQGGEPNNFNNAESCAEFVIHNWDEEGSWNDLNCDSYNDWLCQIRTGVTPKLPPNNTVVEFNTTSDGWLERRGNQYFINRMSMPMEDARHFCQQRHGDLVSITSKEENVFIWKQISRSYGRYYIGLSVDLDGSPWWMDGSSVSFRRWDSDQPSTSGFDQNCVYMSYHMGFWSTSNCGRELSFICKRGRTSPTNTTAAPTVAPTGGCPNKWMKFGTKCYNIYNESQITWEYARSKCIEVGGTLVSIPTRSVQAFLITRMVYTTSTDLWIGLNAISQEGFFWTDGKKRQYTNWGYSRYHRHPGSFYQRWNEDDCVVMNGNPAFGIGKWIIRSCNDTNGYICQRNLDPNMKAPPESIDYNIYETLGNDSIKVVTQNLTWDDAQKRCKADKANLASLRNDWTQAYVELLAIKLNTPLWIGLNKQQTGGYFKYIDGWHLNNAGWAEFEPSRDKPCVYIDVDGKWRTAFCNVTIKSACMQSSEVAPTESTIFPGNCPDDTDLEYQQSYTWLPYRGYCYLFIQDEIEWADAASSCVRHGGVLASIEDPSEQEFIKGVVTNFKDRHNSFWIGLFKTHKGTWLWLDRTILDFTNWAPDEPDSDFGAIQTSDGTWNSGRRWHDRPYICKTAKVMPQTSGSKSGPDGDQDHRTRVHTSVVVVLVITITSTLVVVAFFLYKKSPGPFPTFENPLYFNGERSQPDVLDTNKLIENAENPEPVLTL, encoded by the exons ATGATGCTCCCAAGAATATCTCTAGCAGTCTTTGGCCTCTTCATCACAACATGCCAATGCTCAACAAAAAATG ATTCCCCGTTTTCACTCATGAACAAAGCCACTGGTTTTTGTTTACTGAAAAAGTATAGCCGCTGCCTTGACCTACGCTGGACGACTGATGACCGGCTTTTTGTTACCACAACTAAAAAATGCCTGGGAGCTCAGGGCAAAAGTATAGGGAGTGAAGTGAGCCTGTATGACTGTGATGACAAGAGCGACCTGCAAAAGTGGGAATGCAGGAATGGAACACTGCTCGCCCTCAAAAATAATGATTTATTCATTGAGATGAAAGATGATGAAACAATTGCTCTCTCAAAAACAACAGGACCAAATAACCAATTCACAATTACAGGGACCTCAAGCGGTGCTTGTACAAGAACATACAGAG AGCTTTTTACCATTGAGGGAAATGCATTTGGAAagatctgcatgtttcccttcCTGTACAAAGACCGGTGGTATGGAGACTGCACTACATTTGACTCCTCAACAAAGCGACCATGGTGTGCAGTTGAAACAAAATTTGAACGTGAACAGTGGGGATACTGCCCAACCACTT CCACAGAgtactggaaaaaaaatctcataaCAGGAGCATATTACCAGCTGAACATACAGTCATCTCTGACTTGGGGACAAGCTGATACCAGCTGTAAACAGCAGGCTGCCTCCTTGGTCAGTATTGTGGAGCCCAGTGAGCAAGCTTTGATCTCAG CATTATTGGGAGCAGGGAGAAAAAAACTTTGGATTGGGTTAGTTTTGGACCCAGAACATGGCTGGCAGTGGACTGATGGCAAACCTTTCCGTTATCTGCGATGGGATTCTG GGAATCCCCTTCCTACTCCAGGACACAACTGTGCAATTTTTGACACTGCTGGAGAGCACTCTTGGCAAAGTTCATCCTGTGCCAAGAAAATGGGCTACATCTGCTACAAAGATGGGGTCCCACCAGCACCTCCACAAa TTGAACAAGGGTTTTGCTCAGCACCTTGGATTCCCTACAATGGCCACTGTTTTCATCTTCAGCGTAATACTCAAACATGGTCTGGCGCTAGGAAAGCTTGTCGTGCAGAAGGCGGCGACTTAGTGAGCATCAGAAATGTGGAGGATCAAAGCTTTGTGATCTCTCAGCTTGGATACG CATCCACTGATGAGCTTTGGATTGGACTGAACGACATTAGGATAGAGGGACTGTTTGATTGGAGTGACCAATCTCACGTGTCCTTCACCAGCTGGGAATATGGAAAACCAGGAGTGTCCACTGATGGAGATGACTGTGTTCTCATCAGGGGAGAG AATGGGAACTGGGCAGATCGGTCATGTGATGAGCAACATGGCTTTATCTGTATGAAGCAAAGTTCCACTGAAAGCACTGGAAATGAACCAGATATAGACATTGGATGTAAAGCT GGATGGAAAAAACATGGCTCCTACTGCTACTTTGTAGGCACTGAGACAAAGACTTTCAGTCAAGCTAGCGAAGACTGCAAGAGTTCAAACTCATACTTAGCTGATGTTTCAAATGG GGTGGATAATGCCTTCCTTGTCAGCTTGGTGGGGTTGAGACCAGAGAAATACTTCTGGATAGGGCTCTCAAATCAAAATAATATTGATGTTTTTGAGTGGACCAACTCACCCACAGTAAGGTTCACTCACTGGAATAGTCAAATGCCAG GTTACCAGCAAGGCTGTGTTGCCATGACAACTGGGGTTTTAGCTGGACTCTGGGACCTGCTTCCCTGCaccaacaaagaaaaatatatctGCAAGTACATGGCAGAGGGGATGGCTCCAACTTCTCCACCACCAACTGTGGCTCCTCCTAAATGTCCAGAGGGTTGGACTCGAGTGGGAACGAGAGCCATGTGCGCTAAG TTTTTTACAGGTCCTCGCTCAGAAGAAAAGACTTGGTTTGAGGCCAGGGATTACTGCAGGGCCATTGGAGGAGATCTGCTTAGCATCCACAGTTCTGCTGAGCTACGACTGTTCAG CAGAGGTGGAAAAGGCTGGATTGGACTTCACATTCCTGAAACAAGCACTGGTTACGCCTGGACTGATGGAAGCCCA CTAGATTTCCAGCACTGGCAGGGAGGAGAACCAAACAATTTCAACAATGCAGAATCTTGTGCTGAGTTTGTGATACATAACTGGGATGAAGAAGGTTCTTGGAATGATCTGAACTGTGACAGTTACAATGACTGGTTGTGTCAGATCCGTACAG GAGTGACTCCAAAACTACCTCCGAATAATACTGTGGTGG AATTCAATACCACTTCGGATGGTTGGCTGGAGCGGAGAGGGAATCAGTATTTTATTAACAGAATGTCAATGCCCATGGAAGATGCTCGTCACTTCTGTCAGCAGAGGCACGGTGACCTAGTATCTATAACCAGTAAAGAGGAAAATGTTTTCATATGGAAACAG ATATCCAGAAGCTATGGGCGTTATTATATAGGTTTGTCAGTGGATCTTGATGGGTCACCTTG GTGGATGGATGGTAGTTCGGTGTCATTTCGAAGATGGGATTCAGATCAACCCAGCACTAGTGGCTTTGATCAAAACTGTGTTTATATGTCTTATCACATGG GCTTCTGGAGTACTTCTAATTGTGGAAGAGAGCTTTCATTTATTTGCAAGCGAGGAAGGACATCGCCAACCAACACCACCGCAGCCCCAACAGTTGCTCCAACAGGTGGCTGCCCAAACAAATGGatgaaatttggcacaaag TGTTACAACATCTATAATGAAAGCCAGATCACTTGGGAATATGCACGGTCAAAATGCATTGAGGTGGGGGGCACTTTAGTCTCTATACCTACAAGAAGTGTGCAAG catttttgatCACCAGAATGGTTTATACAACATCTACAGACCTGTGGATTGGTTTGAATGCTATAAGCCAAGAGGGTTTTTTCTGGACCGATGGGAAAAAAAGGCAATACACCAACTGGGGCTATTCT AGATATCACCGTCATCCTGGCAGCTTTTATCAAAGATGGAATGAG GATGACTGTGTTGTAATGAACGGAAATCCTGCTTTTGGGATTGGTAAATGGATAATAAGGTCTTGCAATGACACCAATGGTTATATCTGTCAACGGAATCTTG ATCCAAACATGAAAGCACCACCTGAAAGCATAGATTATAATATCTATGAGACTCTGGGAAATGACAGCATCAAGGTTGTTACTCAAAATCTCACCTGGGATGATGCCCAGAAACGTTGTAAAGCTGATAAAGCCAACTTGGCCAGCCTGCGAAATGACTGGACACAGGCATATGTTGAGCTGCTGGCTATAAAACTCAATACTCCTCTTTGGATTGGACTTAACAAACAGCAG ACTGgaggttattttaaatatattgatgGTTGGCATCTGAACAATGCCGGCTGGGCTGAATTTGAACCGAGCAGGGACAAACCTTGTGTGTACATAGATGTGGATGGAAAATGGAGGACCGCTTTCTGCAATGTGACCATAAAAAGTGCCTGTATGCAGTCTTCag AAGTGGCACCAACTGAGTCTACAATATTTCCTGGAAATTGTCCTGATGATACAGATCTAGAGTACCAACAGAGCTACACATGGCTGCCATATAGGGGTTATTGTTATTTGTTTATCCAAGATGAAATTGAATGGGCAGATGCAGCTAGCAGCTGTGTAAGGCATG gtGGAGTGTTGGCTAGCATTGAAGATCCCTCTGAGCAAGAATTCATCAAAGGCGTTGTGACAAATTTCAAAGATAGACACAACTCTTTCTGGATTGGTCTGTTTAAAACTCATAAAG GGACATGGCTTTGGTTGGACAGAACTATTTTGGACTTCACTAACTGGGCTCCAGATGAGCCGGATTCTGATTTTGGAGCAATTCAAACCTCAGATGGGACTTGGAACTCAGGTCGCAGATGGCACGACAGACCATATATCTGTAAAACAGCCAAAG TGATGCCGCAAACTTCAGGATCAAAAAGTG GACCTGATGGAGATCAAGATCATCGCACTCGTGTCCACACTAGTGTGGTAGTTGTGCTGGTGATTACGATCACTTCCACACTGGTAGTCGTTGCATTTTTCCTCTACAAGAAGTCTCCTGGTCCCTTCCCCACGTTTGAAAATCCACTGTACTTCAATGGTGAACGATCGCAACCTGATGTGCTTGACACCAATAAACTAATAGAGAATGCAGAAAACCCTGAACCAGTTTTAACCTTGTGA